The following are encoded in a window of Deinococcus carri genomic DNA:
- a CDS encoding secretin N-terminal domain-containing protein yields MKRYALLLTAALGMAAAQTAPASVQSAAPAVQARVDPQLTSSPVSVNTGSYRGPLSMLLAALAKSAGYEVVFNFNVDALALIDGALTTSSSTTTTSTAGGSNTQSVSTTGSLGYASAIGRPQELSAKPIAYSFVNKPFNEVWPLLMDVYELQYSVVRVGNGQVLRISQRPAQLAVPLSNINAQYAYQRALEFFGERTYTELPIRDSSGAIVDKVRQFDGYVLAGTLKIVTDTENNRLIVGGTAEDTAKVRSFISTIDVPKAQVASVPQSQVIYTAQGSPADVVNFVKARYPNLSLTQYGASSQLIVSGIKNDVDAALTLLAQVDRPTPQTGPQVVQKVFQLVNASAEEVKATLEGTLARDLTATGDSGNPQKLANVPVNATDANGNAITVTVPTTGTSAAQNTSQTSQNAAQPAPESNGATIIADKRTNTLIVRGTPVQVAQIAELVPQLDQVVPQINVQVRIQEITETAARTLGLDWKVNFGGFNVSVGSGGLGATFNPTQNLVGFNIFPSLQALENQGMTKRVYDGNVTMQSGQRSLGTGTNTQNASANAAASIKSGGRLEINIPSSAGNIEKQIDYGLNLDFFSPQVAPDGTVTLRVRGQVNNIAGALPTNALPNLLNFTNSEAQSTITFKSGQTVLMSGLLGTTESRSTDGVPFLSSLPVIGAAFGKQRTDRTQTQLLVIITGNVVK; encoded by the coding sequence ATGAAGAGATACGCCCTCCTGCTGACCGCCGCGCTCGGCATGGCCGCCGCGCAGACCGCCCCCGCTTCCGTGCAGAGTGCTGCTCCTGCCGTACAGGCGCGCGTTGACCCCCAACTGACCTCCTCGCCCGTGAGCGTGAATACGGGCAGCTACCGTGGCCCCCTCTCCATGCTGCTGGCCGCGCTGGCAAAGAGCGCCGGCTATGAGGTGGTGTTCAACTTCAATGTCGATGCGCTGGCCCTGATCGACGGTGCCCTGACGACCAGCTCCTCCACGACCACGACCAGCACGGCCGGCGGCAGCAACACCCAGAGCGTCTCGACCACGGGCAGCCTGGGATATGCCTCTGCCATAGGTCGGCCCCAGGAACTGAGCGCCAAGCCCATCGCCTACAGCTTCGTCAACAAGCCCTTCAACGAGGTCTGGCCCCTCCTGATGGACGTGTACGAGCTGCAATACAGCGTGGTCCGCGTCGGCAACGGCCAGGTGCTGCGCATCAGCCAGCGGCCCGCACAGCTCGCGGTACCCCTCAGCAACATCAACGCCCAGTACGCGTACCAGCGGGCGCTGGAGTTCTTCGGGGAGCGCACCTACACCGAGCTGCCCATCCGGGATTCCAGCGGCGCGATTGTGGACAAGGTGCGCCAGTTCGACGGTTACGTCCTGGCAGGGACCCTCAAGATCGTCACCGACACCGAGAACAACCGCCTGATCGTGGGCGGCACGGCGGAGGACACCGCAAAGGTCCGCAGCTTCATTTCGACGATTGACGTTCCCAAGGCGCAGGTGGCGTCGGTGCCGCAGAGCCAGGTGATCTACACGGCCCAGGGGAGTCCGGCGGATGTCGTCAACTTCGTGAAGGCACGCTATCCGAATCTGAGCCTGACCCAGTACGGCGCGTCGTCGCAGCTTATCGTCAGCGGCATCAAGAATGACGTGGACGCCGCCCTCACCCTGCTCGCCCAGGTAGACCGCCCCACGCCCCAGACCGGGCCGCAGGTCGTCCAGAAGGTTTTCCAACTGGTCAACGCCAGCGCCGAGGAGGTCAAGGCCACGCTGGAGGGGACGCTGGCCCGCGACCTGACCGCCACTGGTGACAGCGGCAACCCGCAGAAGCTGGCGAACGTGCCTGTCAACGCTACTGATGCCAACGGCAACGCCATCACCGTGACGGTGCCGACCACCGGCACCAGCGCCGCGCAGAACACCAGCCAGACCAGCCAGAACGCGGCTCAGCCTGCCCCCGAGTCCAACGGCGCGACGATCATCGCGGACAAGCGCACCAACACCCTGATTGTGCGGGGCACGCCCGTGCAGGTCGCTCAGATCGCTGAACTGGTGCCGCAGCTCGATCAGGTGGTGCCGCAGATCAACGTGCAGGTCCGGATTCAGGAGATCACCGAGACGGCCGCCCGCACGCTGGGCCTGGACTGGAAGGTCAACTTCGGGGGCTTCAACGTCAGCGTGGGAAGCGGCGGCCTGGGGGCGACCTTCAACCCCACCCAGAACCTGGTGGGCTTCAACATCTTCCCGTCGCTGCAAGCGCTGGAAAACCAGGGCATGACCAAGCGCGTGTACGACGGCAACGTCACCATGCAGAGCGGGCAGCGGTCGCTGGGCACCGGCACCAACACGCAAAACGCCTCGGCCAATGCGGCCGCCAGCATCAAGAGCGGCGGGCGGCTGGAAATCAACATTCCTTCCAGCGCGGGCAACATCGAGAAGCAGATCGACTACGGCCTCAACCTCGACTTCTTTAGCCCGCAGGTCGCTCCCGACGGCACGGTGACACTGCGGGTGCGCGGGCAGGTCAACAACATCGCCGGGGCGCTGCCCACCAACGCCCTGCCCAACCTGCTGAACTTCACCAACTCGGAAGCCCAGAGCACCATCACCTTCAAGAGCGGCCAGACCGTGCTGATGAGCGGCCTGCTGGGCACCACCGAGTCGCGCAGCACCGACGGCGTGCCCTTCCTGAGCAGCCTGCCGGTGATTGGAGCGGCCTTCGGCAAGCAGCGGACCGACCGCACGCAGACGCAACTGCTGGTGATTATTACCGGCAACGTCGTCAAGTAA
- the aroC gene encoding chorismate synthase, with protein MRYLTAGESHGPQLTAIIEGLPSQLPLGAGDINPWLRRRQGGYGRGRRMVIETDEAQIMSGVRAGRTTGAPVTLVIENRDHRNWTEIMSPEPGNEPRKKALTDARPGHADLTGGIKYRHRDLRDVLERASARETAARVAVGSVALRLLSELGVEGANYVASLGGIETRQPFSWDALDAIEESDLRTPDADAAAQMRERIDQAKKDGDTLGGILEVRFRGLPVGLGSHVHWDRKLDGRIAQACLSVQAMKGVEIGRAFENAVKPGSGVHDPVYYREGTYARDTNAAGGLEAGMTNGEELIVRVAMKPIATLMKPLPTVNVVTHEAADAARERSDTTAVPAAGVILQCVIGWVLAEAVLEKFGGDTLPELQERLAAARAYARDY; from the coding sequence ATGAGGTATCTCACCGCCGGGGAGTCGCATGGGCCGCAACTGACGGCCATCATCGAGGGGCTTCCCTCACAACTGCCGCTTGGAGCGGGCGACATCAACCCCTGGCTCCGCAGGCGGCAGGGCGGCTACGGGCGCGGCCGACGCATGGTGATCGAGACCGACGAGGCGCAGATCATGAGCGGCGTGCGGGCGGGCCGGACCACGGGTGCGCCCGTCACGCTGGTGATCGAGAACCGGGACCACCGCAACTGGACCGAGATCATGTCGCCCGAACCCGGAAACGAACCGCGCAAAAAGGCCCTGACCGACGCCCGCCCCGGCCACGCGGACCTGACCGGCGGCATCAAGTACCGCCACAGGGACCTGCGCGACGTGCTGGAACGCGCCAGCGCCCGCGAGACGGCCGCGCGAGTGGCGGTGGGATCGGTAGCGCTGAGGCTCCTTTCCGAACTGGGGGTGGAGGGAGCGAACTACGTGGCGAGCCTGGGCGGCATCGAGACGCGCCAGCCTTTCTCCTGGGACGCGCTGGACGCCATCGAGGAATCCGACCTGCGAACCCCTGATGCCGACGCGGCGGCGCAGATGCGCGAGCGGATCGACCAGGCGAAAAAGGACGGGGACACGCTGGGCGGCATCCTGGAGGTGCGTTTCCGGGGCCTCCCGGTGGGCCTGGGCAGCCACGTCCACTGGGACCGCAAGCTCGACGGGCGGATCGCGCAGGCCTGTCTCAGCGTGCAGGCGATGAAGGGCGTGGAAATCGGGCGGGCCTTCGAGAATGCCGTGAAGCCCGGCAGCGGCGTGCATGACCCGGTGTACTACCGCGAGGGAACCTATGCCCGCGACACCAACGCGGCGGGCGGCCTGGAAGCGGGCATGACCAACGGCGAGGAGCTTATCGTGCGCGTCGCCATGAAGCCCATCGCCACACTGATGAAGCCGCTCCCGACCGTGAACGTGGTCACGCACGAGGCGGCCGACGCGGCCCGTGAGCGCAGCGACACGACCGCCGTGCCCGCCGCCGGGGTCATTCTCCAGTGCGTGATCGGCTGGGTGCTGGCCGAGGCCGTGCTGGAAAAGTTCGGCGGCGACACCCTGCCCGAACTTCAGGAGCGGCTGGCGGCGGCGCGGGCCTACGCGCGTGACTACTGA
- a CDS encoding shikimate kinase, with protein sequence MNGSGLIERPVTWVALAGFMGTGKSRIGWELSRALALHFVDTDKLITRVVGKSIPEVFADEGEGYFRACEAEVVRRVTRLDHAVVSLGGGTFIHEANRRTLLERGPVVVLWASPETVYQRTRHSDRPLLRTEDPLSRIRTLMDEREEHYRQGTIHVHSDGRPAEEIVEEVVERLWAWANDWADGEAEPVAERASD encoded by the coding sequence ATGAACGGGTCCGGCCTGATCGAGCGTCCCGTCACCTGGGTGGCGCTGGCGGGCTTCATGGGCACCGGCAAGAGCCGCATCGGCTGGGAACTCTCGCGGGCGCTGGCGCTGCACTTCGTGGACACCGACAAGCTGATCACCCGCGTGGTCGGCAAGAGCATCCCGGAAGTGTTTGCCGACGAGGGCGAGGGCTACTTCCGCGCCTGCGAGGCCGAGGTGGTGCGCCGCGTCACCCGCCTCGACCACGCAGTCGTGAGCCTGGGCGGCGGCACCTTCATCCACGAGGCCAACCGCCGTACGCTGCTGGAGCGCGGCCCGGTGGTCGTGCTGTGGGCCTCGCCTGAGACCGTGTACCAGCGCACCCGCCACAGCGACCGGCCCCTGCTGCGCACGGAAGACCCCCTCTCGCGCATCCGCACCCTGATGGACGAGCGCGAGGAGCATTACCGCCAGGGCACCATCCACGTCCACAGCGACGGCCGCCCCGCCGAGGAAATCGTGGAGGAGGTCGTCGAGCGCCTGTGGGCCTGGGCCAACGATTGGGCCGACGGGGAGGCCGAACCGGTGGCGGAACGTGCCTCCGACTGA
- the aroB gene encoding 3-dehydroquinate synthase — protein MRRIEVGGPQPYAVEVGPGLLARVRVPERQIALLHPADLPAAYVRAVQAALSPALTVEVPARDDCKTLEVFSGVLSGLAQANLPRDAAVVGLGGGAVTDLAGYVAASYLRGVAFYTLPTTLLSMVDAAVGGKTGVNLPEGKNLVGAFWPPKAVWCDTDTLATLPPAVFAEGAAEAYKHGLIADPTLLSRVLSPDFRPGGPGLEDTLADAIAVKAAVVTRDLTEQGERAFLNFGHTLAHALEAVTDHAVTHGEAVGYGMHYAALLGRALGGADLTGHTRAFLRWQRPRPLPPLTFDEVWPYMARDKKADSEGVRFVLLHSLAQPYLARVPSAVLRREFGRWQEEAMSYEL, from the coding sequence GTGCGGCGAATCGAGGTCGGCGGCCCGCAGCCCTACGCGGTGGAGGTCGGCCCCGGCCTGCTCGCGCGGGTGCGGGTGCCCGAACGTCAGATCGCGCTGCTTCACCCGGCGGACCTGCCCGCGGCCTATGTGCGGGCGGTGCAGGCGGCCCTCTCCCCCGCCCTGACGGTCGAAGTTCCCGCCCGCGACGACTGCAAGACGCTGGAGGTGTTCTCGGGCGTGCTCTCAGGGCTGGCGCAGGCCAACCTCCCGCGTGACGCGGCAGTGGTGGGGCTGGGCGGCGGCGCGGTAACGGACCTGGCGGGCTATGTCGCGGCCAGCTACCTGCGCGGCGTGGCCTTTTACACCCTGCCCACGACGCTGCTGAGCATGGTGGATGCGGCGGTGGGCGGCAAGACCGGCGTGAACCTGCCCGAGGGCAAGAACCTGGTGGGGGCCTTCTGGCCGCCGAAAGCCGTCTGGTGCGACACGGACACGCTCGCCACCCTGCCGCCCGCCGTGTTCGCGGAGGGTGCGGCGGAGGCCTACAAACACGGCCTGATTGCCGACCCGACGCTGCTCTCCCGCGTCCTCTCGCCCGACTTCCGCCCTGGTGGGCCGGGTCTGGAGGACACCCTCGCGGACGCCATCGCCGTCAAGGCCGCCGTGGTGACGCGCGACCTGACCGAACAGGGCGAGCGGGCCTTCCTGAACTTCGGCCACACGCTCGCGCACGCGCTGGAGGCCGTCACCGACCACGCGGTCACGCACGGCGAGGCGGTCGGGTACGGGATGCACTACGCGGCGCTGCTGGGCCGGGCACTGGGCGGCGCGGACCTGACCGGGCATACCCGCGCCTTCCTGCGCTGGCAGCGGCCTCGCCCCCTCCCCCCCCTCACCTTCGACGAGGTGTGGCCCTACATGGCCCGCGACAAGAAGGCCGACTCGGAGGGCGTGCGCTTCGTGCTGCTGCATAGCCTGGCCCAGCCCTATCTGGCGCGGGTGCCTTCGGCGGTGCTGCGGCGGGAGTTTGGCCGCTGGCAGGAGGAGGCTATGAGCTATGAGCTGTGA
- the aroQ gene encoding type II 3-dehydroquinate dehydratase, translating to MILVLNGPNLNRLGLREPGVYGSQTLEDLERLCETWGAELGVPVTCRQSNYEGQLLEWIQDADAHGFTGIVLNPGALTHYSYALRDAISGQPLPVVEVHISNVDAREEFRHKSVTAAVCRGKISGLGFLGYRLALEALVEGG from the coding sequence ATGATTCTCGTCCTGAACGGCCCGAATCTGAACCGCCTCGGCCTGCGCGAACCGGGCGTGTACGGCTCGCAGACGCTGGAAGACCTGGAACGCCTCTGCGAGACATGGGGGGCGGAACTTGGCGTGCCCGTCACCTGCCGCCAGAGCAACTACGAGGGCCAACTGCTGGAGTGGATTCAGGACGCGGACGCCCACGGCTTCACCGGCATCGTCCTCAACCCCGGCGCGCTGACGCACTACAGCTACGCGCTGCGGGACGCTATTTCCGGGCAACCCCTCCCCGTCGTGGAGGTCCACATCAGCAACGTGGACGCCCGCGAGGAATTCCGGCACAAATCGGTGACGGCAGCGGTCTGCCGGGGAAAAATCAGTGGGCTGGGCTTTCTGGGCTACCGGCTGGCGCTGGAGGCTTTGGTGGAGGGAGGGTAA
- the rplM gene encoding 50S ribosomal protein L13: MKTFVPKNDEQNWVVVDATGVPLGRLATLIASRIRGKHRPDFTPNMIQGDFVVVLNAAQVVLTGNKLDGKVYTRYTGYQGGLKTETARQALAKHPERVIEHAVFGMLPKGRQGRAMHTRLKVYAGETHPHSAQKPQKLEVK; encoded by the coding sequence GTGAAAACCTTTGTTCCCAAGAACGACGAGCAGAACTGGGTCGTGGTGGACGCGACGGGCGTGCCGCTGGGCCGCCTCGCGACGCTGATCGCCAGCCGCATTCGTGGCAAGCACCGCCCCGACTTCACGCCGAACATGATCCAGGGCGACTTCGTGGTCGTGCTGAACGCGGCGCAGGTCGTGCTGACCGGCAACAAGCTGGACGGCAAGGTCTACACCCGCTACACCGGCTACCAGGGCGGCCTCAAGACCGAAACGGCGCGTCAGGCGCTCGCCAAGCACCCCGAGCGCGTGATCGAGCACGCCGTGTTCGGCATGCTGCCCAAGGGCCGCCAGGGCCGCGCGATGCACACGCGCCTGAAGGTCTACGCGGGCGAGACGCACCCGCACAGCGCCCAGAAGCCCCAGAAGCTCGAGGTCAAGTAA
- the rpsI gene encoding 30S ribosomal protein S9 produces the protein MATEQFYGTGRRKAAVARVFLRAGEGKIIVNGKEFQTYFRGLLRAVHALQGFRETGTAGRYDAVITVTGGGPSGQADAIKLGIARALLKVNPDFRAQLKPRGLLTRDPREVERKKYGLKKARRAPQFSKR, from the coding sequence ATGGCTACTGAACAGTTCTACGGCACCGGCCGCCGCAAGGCCGCCGTCGCGCGCGTGTTCCTGCGCGCCGGCGAAGGCAAGATCATCGTGAACGGCAAGGAGTTCCAGACCTACTTCCGTGGTCTGCTGCGCGCCGTCCACGCCCTCCAGGGCTTCCGCGAGACGGGCACGGCGGGCCGCTACGACGCCGTCATCACCGTGACCGGCGGCGGCCCCAGCGGTCAGGCCGACGCGATCAAGCTCGGCATCGCCCGCGCGCTGCTGAAGGTCAACCCCGACTTCCGCGCCCAGCTCAAGCCGCGCGGCCTGCTGACCCGCGACCCCCGCGAGGTCGAGCGCAAGAAGTACGGCCTCAAGAAGGCCCGCCGCGCCCCCCAGTTCAGCAAGCGCTGA
- a CDS encoding ATP-binding cassette domain-containing protein has translation MTGKAGEQAREETGTVPLVALRDVTVRAGGRTLLEGVSLDLRPGEALCLAGPNGGGKTTLLRLLSGEAAPVQGERVYGLGGSLQRSAVRARRSLSVVGPDAEAFYLTRDWAQTVRDVLLAGFEGDTLRLWEPGTEALARLTEVAALTEVTGLLERDFRTLSHGQRRRVVLARALMPRPELLLLDEFTDGLSAGARETLGRVLGDLHAAGVAIVLATHRPEEAPPLPWRTLWVEGGRVVAGQATAPPPTTAVHLPPPPSSGDLVRLRDVEVYRNGHRALGPLSWTWEAGQHWLVTGENGSGKSTLARLIAGELHPALGGRIERPFLTRDLLSERRRTVGLVGAEVGIRQRRAWTGREVIGSAWGGSEGFTAELTPEQAARVEELAAHLHVTDLLDRRAEALSQGQLRRLLLARAVGHAPRLLMLDEGLDFLDAGARSRFLALLPELARQGTHVMVIAHRPQDAPPGLTHHLRLEGGRVAGADPLPRRR, from the coding sequence ATGACGGGCAAGGCAGGGGAACAGGCGCGGGAGGAGACGGGGACCGTGCCGCTGGTGGCGCTGCGGGACGTGACCGTGCGCGCGGGCGGGCGCACCCTGCTGGAGGGTGTGAGTCTGGACCTCCGACCCGGCGAGGCGCTCTGCCTGGCTGGCCCGAACGGCGGCGGCAAGACCACGCTGCTGCGGCTGCTCTCGGGTGAGGCGGCCCCAGTCCAGGGTGAGCGGGTGTACGGCCTGGGCGGCTCCCTTCAGCGGTCGGCGGTGCGGGCACGGCGCAGCCTGAGCGTGGTGGGACCGGATGCCGAGGCTTTCTACCTCACGCGCGACTGGGCGCAGACCGTGCGGGATGTGCTGCTGGCTGGCTTCGAGGGGGACACGCTGCGGCTGTGGGAGCCGGGCACGGAGGCGCTGGCCCGGTTGACAGAGGTCGCGGCGCTGACGGAGGTCACGGGCCTGCTGGAGCGCGACTTCCGCACGCTCAGCCACGGGCAGCGGCGGCGGGTGGTGCTGGCCCGCGCCCTGATGCCCCGCCCGGAACTGCTGCTGCTCGACGAGTTCACGGATGGGCTGAGTGCGGGGGCGCGGGAGACGCTGGGGCGAGTGCTGGGGGACCTTCATGCCGCCGGCGTCGCCATCGTGCTCGCCACGCACCGGCCCGAGGAAGCGCCGCCGCTGCCCTGGCGGACGCTGTGGGTGGAAGGTGGGCGCGTCGTGGCAGGACAGGCAACGGCCCCTCCCCCCACGACTGCCGTCCACCTGCCCCCGCCCCCCAGTTCCGGCGACCTCGTGCGGTTGCGGGACGTGGAGGTGTACCGCAACGGGCACCGCGCGCTGGGGCCGCTCTCGTGGACCTGGGAGGCCGGGCAGCACTGGCTGGTGACGGGCGAGAACGGCAGCGGCAAGAGCACCCTCGCGCGGCTGATTGCCGGGGAACTGCACCCCGCGCTGGGCGGCCGGATTGAGCGCCCCTTCCTGACCCGCGACCTGCTGAGCGAGCGCCGCCGCACGGTGGGCCTGGTCGGCGCGGAGGTCGGCATCCGGCAGCGGCGGGCCTGGACGGGCCGCGAGGTGATCGGCAGCGCGTGGGGCGGCAGCGAGGGCTTCACGGCGGAACTCACCCCGGAGCAGGCCGCGCGGGTGGAGGAACTGGCGGCCCACCTGCACGTGACCGACCTGCTCGACCGCCGCGCCGAGGCACTCTCGCAGGGGCAATTGCGCCGCCTGCTGCTGGCCCGCGCCGTGGGCCACGCCCCCCGCCTGCTGATGCTGGACGAGGGGCTGGATTTTCTGGACGCGGGGGCGCGTTCCCGCTTTCTGGCGCTGCTGCCGGAACTGGCGCGGCAGGGGACGCATGTCATGGTGATCGCGCACCGGCCTCAGGACGCGCCGCCGGGCCTGACGCATCATCTGCGGCTGGAGGGCGGGCGGGTGGCGGGAGCAGATCCTCTCCCCAGGAGACGCTGA
- a CDS encoding VOC family protein gives MSSSPLLNRVDGVFIHVRNLRRAAEWYSAAFGVPLKEEELQRHYYTLNVSGEQPWVTLDDHGADPAFEFQPAAHPILSFHSRDLSAAREHLRTLGALSVGEIEEAHRGLAYFVFRDPDGNALMVLQRS, from the coding sequence ATGTCTTCCTCGCCCCTGCTCAACCGTGTGGATGGCGTTTTTATCCATGTCCGCAACCTTCGCCGGGCTGCAGAGTGGTACAGCGCGGCGTTTGGGGTGCCCCTGAAGGAGGAGGAGTTACAGCGCCACTACTACACGCTGAACGTGTCCGGGGAACAGCCGTGGGTGACGCTGGATGATCACGGGGCGGACCCGGCGTTCGAGTTCCAGCCTGCGGCGCATCCCATCCTGTCCTTTCACAGCCGGGACCTGTCCGCAGCCCGTGAGCATCTGCGGACCCTGGGGGCTCTGTCGGTGGGCGAGATCGAGGAGGCGCACCGGGGGCTGGCCTACTTCGTGTTCCGCGACCCGGACGGCAACGCCCTGATGGTGCTCCAGCGGAGCTAG
- a CDS encoding HAD family hydrolase, producing the protein MPRPPADLPLLLAFDLDGTLIPDQGREVPAATAQALVRLRALGVRLAIITGRDTPPSAVREAVQPDAVATNNGGRIEIGGELHTEARFTPAELETVLAHELEDARVVVFTAQGLYVDLPPGREPEAWMHARGYRPLAEAPTEGVLKVGFYHPDVAGFAARLRARYPHLVLTGAQAPYTEFLTVTPVGAHKGAALTLIAEALNIPLERTVAFGDSDNDQAMLELAGYAVQLGTLPLLAPHAHAQVASPATLGAYLHELADRLEEAGRGA; encoded by the coding sequence ATGCCCCGCCCGCCTGCCGACCTGCCCCTGCTGCTGGCCTTTGACCTCGACGGCACCTTGATTCCCGACCAGGGCCGCGAGGTGCCCGCCGCGACCGCGCAGGCGCTGGTGCGTTTGCGGGCGCTGGGCGTGCGGCTGGCGATCATCACCGGGCGCGACACGCCGCCGTCGGCGGTGCGGGAGGCCGTGCAGCCCGATGCGGTCGCCACCAACAATGGCGGACGCATCGAGATCGGCGGCGAGCTGCACACCGAGGCCCGCTTCACGCCCGCCGAGCTGGAAACGGTCCTGGCGCACGAGCTGGAGGACGCCCGCGTGGTGGTGTTCACGGCCCAGGGCCTGTATGTGGACCTCCCGCCGGGCCGGGAGCCGGAAGCCTGGATGCACGCCCGTGGCTACCGGCCCCTGGCGGAAGCTCCGACCGAGGGCGTGCTGAAGGTGGGCTTCTATCACCCCGATGTCGCGGGGTTCGCTGCCCGTCTGCGCGCCCGGTATCCACACCTCGTCCTGACCGGTGCGCAGGCCCCCTACACCGAGTTCCTGACCGTCACGCCGGTCGGTGCCCACAAGGGCGCGGCCCTGACGTTGATTGCGGAGGCGCTGAATATTCCGCTGGAGCGCACGGTGGCCTTCGGCGACAGCGACAACGACCAGGCGATGCTGGAACTCGCCGGGTACGCGGTGCAGCTCGGCACGCTGCCCCTGCTCGCCCCGCACGCGCACGCTCAGGTGGCTTCCCCGGCCACCCTGGGGGCGTATCTGCATGAGCTGGCCGACCGGCTGGAAGAGGCTGGGCGGGGGGCCTGA
- the rplS gene encoding 50S ribosomal protein L19 has product MQNIKVNRGAILRSVEQGHIKTDHPDFQPGDTVRVETKVVEGNRTRNQAFEGVVIAINGTGSRKSFTVRKISFGEGVERVFPFSSPLVAKVTVMERGKVRRAKLYYLRELRGKAARIKSDRSRVMKDAARSQQARAQAQAAPAETATEAQSDFTPVETLGE; this is encoded by the coding sequence ATGCAGAACATCAAAGTGAACCGCGGCGCGATTCTGCGTTCGGTCGAGCAGGGGCACATCAAGACGGATCACCCCGACTTCCAGCCCGGCGACACCGTGCGCGTCGAGACGAAGGTCGTCGAAGGCAACCGCACCCGCAACCAGGCCTTCGAGGGCGTGGTTATCGCCATCAACGGCACGGGCAGCCGTAAGAGCTTCACGGTCCGCAAGATTTCCTTCGGTGAGGGTGTCGAGCGCGTGTTCCCCTTCAGCAGCCCGCTGGTCGCCAAGGTGACCGTGATGGAGCGCGGCAAGGTGCGCCGCGCCAAGCTGTACTACCTGCGCGAACTGCGCGGCAAGGCCGCCCGCATCAAGAGCGACCGCAGCCGCGTGATGAAGGACGCCGCCCGCAGCCAGCAGGCCCGCGCGCAGGCCCAGGCCGCTCCCGCCGAGACGGCCACCGAGGCCCAGAGCGACTTCACGCCCGTCGAGACGCTGGGCGAGTAA
- a CDS encoding GNAT family N-acetyltransferase: MPSLVPPSERYKASFLDAVREAQASGSGLGDTLTWNVAEAEADFGPLLAALRRFEPPAELPQGYVHSEYRWLVEGDTYLGRVSLRHTLNDRLRQFGGHIGYEIRPSARRQGYGTQILALALGRARDLGLTRVLLTCDVDNLGSRGVIEANGGELEGEFRLDFYEKPIRRYWITL; the protein is encoded by the coding sequence ATGCCGAGCCTGGTTCCCCCCTCCGAGCGGTACAAAGCGAGCTTTCTGGACGCGGTGCGCGAGGCGCAGGCCAGTGGGAGCGGCCTGGGCGACACCCTGACCTGGAACGTTGCGGAGGCGGAGGCCGACTTCGGGCCGCTGCTGGCCGCGCTGCGCCGCTTCGAGCCGCCCGCTGAGCTGCCCCAGGGGTATGTCCACTCCGAATACCGCTGGCTGGTGGAGGGCGACACCTACCTGGGCCGCGTCAGCCTCCGCCACACGCTGAACGACCGTCTGCGGCAGTTCGGCGGCCACATCGGCTACGAGATTCGCCCCTCGGCCCGGCGTCAGGGGTACGGCACACAGATCCTGGCGCTGGCGTTGGGGCGTGCCCGCGACCTGGGCCTCACGCGCGTGCTGCTCACCTGCGACGTGGACAATCTGGGTTCACGCGGGGTGATCGAGGCGAACGGCGGGGAACTGGAGGGCGAGTTCCGCCTGGATTTCTACGAGAAGCCGATTCGGCGCTACTGGATCACGCTCTGA
- the lipB gene encoding lipoyl(octanoyl) transferase LipB codes for MKDAPFDVLDLGTLSYREAWDVQHRHHARVAAGGRPTLLLVEHPPVLTLGRKAREGSNIIVTREYLAGQGIEVLEVERGGDVTYHGPGQLVAYAIFPVGRRVQDFLRLLEGATITALGELGLPDARPNPGYAGVYVDPREVNGREYEQKIASFGVAVQRHVALHGLALNVTTNLQHFELIVPCGLSGTQMTSIEREYELRGLNRTASLEEARAALTRAFFTTFQTYDWTLPEIAAAGSRA; via the coding sequence GTGAAGGACGCACCATTCGACGTGCTGGACCTGGGCACGCTCTCCTACCGGGAGGCGTGGGACGTGCAGCATCGGCACCACGCGCGGGTGGCGGCGGGCGGGCGGCCCACGCTGCTGCTGGTCGAGCACCCCCCCGTGCTGACGCTGGGCCGCAAGGCCAGGGAAGGCAGCAACATCATCGTGACGCGCGAGTACCTCGCCGGGCAGGGCATCGAGGTGCTGGAGGTCGAGCGCGGCGGCGACGTGACCTACCACGGCCCCGGTCAGCTCGTCGCCTACGCGATCTTCCCGGTCGGGCGGCGGGTGCAGGACTTCCTGCGGCTGCTGGAGGGGGCGACCATCACGGCCCTGGGGGAACTGGGCCTGCCCGACGCCCGCCCCAACCCCGGCTACGCGGGCGTGTACGTGGACCCGCGCGAGGTGAACGGCCGCGAGTACGAGCAGAAGATCGCATCCTTCGGCGTGGCAGTGCAGCGCCACGTGGCCCTGCACGGGCTGGCGCTGAACGTGACCACGAACCTCCAGCACTTCGAGCTGATCGTGCCCTGCGGCCTCAGTGGCACGCAGATGACCAGCATCGAGCGCGAGTACGAGTTGCGCGGCCTGAACCGGACCGCCAGCCTGGAGGAAGCGCGCGCCGCCCTCACCCGCGCCTTCTTCACCACCTTCCAAACCTACGACTGGACGCTGCCGGAAATCGCCGCAGCGGGGAGCAGAGCATGA